One genomic window of Bradyrhizobium sp. CCGE-LA001 includes the following:
- a CDS encoding M10 family metallopeptidase C-terminal domain-containing protein: protein MATAVNVSATNNAEIDGLLSGYKWSGAITYSFPDAASDYPNPYYGGSGEPTTSGFASTPTQIQTAINYAIGLILGYTNADIQYAGTNGADIMVAQSPAANPTAYAYYPGNYASGGDIWFGTQYNFSLAKLGNYYFTTALHELGHALGLKHSQEAGGPGNVAVPSVHDSSEYTVMSYRSYVGASTTGGYTNEAYGFSQTYMANDILALQTMYGADFTTQSSNTVYTWNPTTGQEFINGVGQLAPGGGLGGSANRIYETVWDGGGVDTYDLSNYTTNLSINLNPGAASLFSSVQLANLGNGHYASGNVYNAYLYNGDARSYIDNAIGGSGNDTLVGNAIGNALNGGGGNDTMTGGAGNDAINGGSGTDTAVFSGSRSNYLVSYNAATQTFTLTDQRGGAPDGTDTVTGVENFQFAGITVSSSNLLPSGTDTFGSTTVALTSGLYYLNNISTGAGPTLKYGGAAVIAANYSTWSVIGAEKVTGGGYDVVWKNAANAHYSVWSTDSNGNFLTTLGSAPEMLGTDAALKALEPTLQQDLNGDGTIGLPVIPGVMIESFGSTASVLNGGNYYMIDLATGTGPTLKSGGAAVIAANQGTWAVIGAEKVTGGGYNVVWKNSADSHYKVWSTDSAGNFLTTLGSAPEMLATDGSLKGLEPTLQQDLNGDGRIGSPVILGVTIEAFGSTAAALYSGNYYLDDLSTGTGPTLKYAGAAVIAANYGTWSVIGAEKVTGGGYDVVWKNSANGHYSVWSTNSSGNFLTTIGSAPEMLGTDAALQALEPTLHQDLNGDGTIGIVGVPVVSGTTIEAFGSTSAVLSADNYYLKNISSGTGPVLKYSGAAVAASSYGTWSVIGAEQVTGGGYNVAWKNSADSHYMVWSTDSAGNFLKTLGSGPDMLGSDGSLKALEPTLQQDINGDGKIGLPVMSGVTIETFGSTAAALYSGNYYLNDLSTGTGPTLKYAGAAVISANYSTWSVIGAEKVAGGGYDVVWKNAANAHYSVWSTDSNGNFLGTLGSGPEMLGNDAALKALEPTLRQDLNGDGAVGAAPWAGDNFVFDSFQGPSEVPDPMPGWVGVQATSSSAFADASASQDVAGQISPIDILHALQDQGFLLG from the coding sequence TTGGCCACCGCTGTCAACGTCAGTGCCACGAACAATGCCGAGATCGACGGCCTGCTGTCCGGCTACAAATGGTCCGGCGCGATCACCTACAGCTTTCCCGACGCGGCCAGCGACTATCCCAATCCCTATTACGGCGGCAGCGGCGAGCCGACCACCTCGGGCTTTGCCTCGACGCCCACCCAGATCCAGACGGCGATCAACTACGCGATCGGATTGATCCTCGGCTACACCAACGCGGACATCCAGTACGCGGGAACGAACGGCGCCGACATCATGGTCGCGCAGTCCCCGGCGGCCAACCCGACCGCCTACGCCTACTATCCCGGAAACTACGCCTCCGGTGGCGACATCTGGTTCGGGACCCAGTACAATTTCTCGCTCGCCAAGCTGGGTAATTACTATTTCACGACCGCGCTGCACGAGCTCGGTCACGCTCTCGGCCTCAAGCACAGCCAGGAGGCGGGCGGCCCCGGCAACGTCGCGGTGCCGAGCGTGCACGACAGCAGCGAATATACCGTCATGAGCTATCGCAGCTATGTCGGTGCCTCGACCACGGGTGGCTACACCAACGAGGCGTACGGGTTTTCGCAGACCTATATGGCCAACGACATCCTCGCGCTTCAGACCATGTATGGCGCGGACTTCACGACCCAGAGCAGCAACACGGTCTACACCTGGAATCCGACCACGGGGCAGGAATTCATCAACGGCGTCGGACAGCTCGCGCCGGGCGGCGGCCTCGGCGGCTCGGCCAATCGCATATACGAAACGGTCTGGGACGGCGGCGGCGTCGACACCTACGACCTGTCGAACTACACGACGAATTTGAGCATCAACCTCAATCCCGGTGCGGCGTCGTTGTTCTCTTCCGTGCAACTGGCCAATCTCGGCAACGGCCACTACGCATCGGGCAACGTCTACAACGCCTATCTCTACAACGGCGACGCGCGCTCCTACATCGATAACGCCATCGGCGGGTCCGGCAACGATACACTGGTGGGCAACGCGATCGGCAACGCGTTGAACGGCGGCGGCGGCAACGACACGATGACAGGCGGTGCGGGCAACGACGCCATCAATGGCGGTTCGGGCACCGACACCGCGGTGTTTTCGGGCAGCCGGTCCAATTATCTCGTCTCGTACAACGCAGCCACCCAGACATTCACTCTGACGGACCAGCGCGGTGGCGCGCCCGATGGCACCGACACCGTCACCGGCGTCGAAAATTTCCAGTTTGCGGGTATCACCGTCAGCAGTTCTAACCTCCTGCCCAGCGGGACCGATACGTTCGGATCGACGACCGTCGCCCTGACGAGTGGCCTCTACTACCTGAACAACATCTCGACTGGCGCCGGACCGACCCTGAAATACGGCGGCGCGGCAGTGATCGCGGCCAACTACAGCACATGGTCGGTCATCGGCGCCGAGAAGGTGACGGGCGGCGGGTACGACGTGGTCTGGAAGAACGCGGCGAACGCGCATTATTCGGTCTGGAGCACGGACAGCAACGGCAATTTCCTCACGACTCTCGGCTCGGCTCCTGAAATGCTGGGGACTGATGCAGCGCTGAAAGCGCTGGAGCCGACGCTGCAGCAGGATCTCAACGGCGATGGCACGATCGGCCTGCCTGTCATCCCCGGAGTCATGATCGAATCGTTCGGATCGACCGCATCGGTCCTGAACGGCGGCAACTACTACATGATCGACCTCGCAACCGGCACCGGCCCCACCCTGAAATCTGGTGGCGCTGCGGTGATCGCGGCCAATCAGGGCACGTGGGCGGTCATTGGCGCCGAGAAGGTAACCGGCGGCGGCTATAACGTGGTCTGGAAGAACTCGGCGGACTCACACTACAAGGTCTGGAGCACAGACAGCGCCGGCAACTTCCTTACGACTCTCGGCTCGGCTCCCGAGATGCTGGCGACCGATGGATCGCTGAAAGGTTTGGAGCCGACTCTGCAGCAGGATCTCAACGGTGACGGCAGGATCGGCTCGCCTGTCATCCTCGGCGTCACGATCGAGGCGTTCGGATCGACCGCGGCAGCCCTGTATAGCGGCAACTATTACCTGGACGACCTCTCGACCGGCACCGGACCGACCCTGAAATATGCCGGTGCAGCGGTGATCGCGGCCAATTACGGCACGTGGTCGGTCATCGGCGCCGAGAAGGTGACCGGCGGCGGTTACGACGTGGTGTGGAAGAATTCGGCGAACGGGCATTATTCCGTCTGGAGCACGAACAGCAGCGGCAACTTCCTCACGACTATCGGGTCGGCTCCCGAGATGCTGGGAACGGATGCGGCCCTGCAGGCCCTGGAGCCGACGCTGCATCAGGATCTCAACGGCGACGGAACAATCGGGATTGTCGGTGTTCCCGTCGTCAGCGGCACCACGATTGAAGCGTTCGGATCGACCAGTGCGGTCCTTTCTGCCGACAATTACTATCTGAAAAACATATCGAGCGGGACTGGACCGGTCCTGAAATATTCCGGCGCTGCGGTGGCAGCATCCAGTTACGGCACTTGGTCGGTCATCGGCGCCGAGCAGGTGACAGGAGGCGGCTACAACGTCGCCTGGAAGAACTCGGCGGACTCACACTACATGGTCTGGAGCACGGACAGCGCCGGCAACTTTCTCAAGACTCTCGGCTCCGGGCCCGACATGCTGGGATCCGATGGATCGCTGAAAGCGTTGGAGCCGACGCTGCAGCAGGATATCAACGGCGACGGCAAGATCGGCCTGCCCGTTATGAGCGGCGTCACGATTGAGACGTTCGGATCGACCGCAGCGGCCCTGTACAGCGGCAACTATTACCTCAACGACCTCTCGACCGGCACCGGACCAACCCTGAAATATGCCGGCGCAGCGGTGATCTCGGCCAATTACAGCACGTGGTCGGTTATTGGCGCCGAGAAGGTGGCCGGCGGCGGCTACGACGTGGTCTGGAAGAACGCAGCGAATGCGCATTATTCGGTCTGGAGCACGGACAGCAACGGCAACTTCCTCGGGACTCTCGGCTCGGGTCCCGAGATGCTCGGGAACGATGCAGCGCTAAAGGCGCTGGAGCCGACTCTTCGTCAGGATCTCAATGGCGATGGCGCCGTCGGCGCGGCGCCTTGGGCCGGCGATAACTTCGTGTTCGATTCCTTTCAGGGCCCGTCGGAGGTGCCCGACCCCATGCCCGGTTGGGTTGGCGTGCAGGCCACGTCCTCATCGGCATTCGCCGACGCATCGGCGAGCCAGGATGTTGCCGGGCAGATCAGCCCGATCGATATTCTCCATGCTCTGCAAGACCAGGGCTTCCTGCTCGGCTGA
- a CDS encoding CaiB/BaiF CoA transferase family protein → MPFPHASEALSRFTVLDLTRVRSGPTCVRQLADWGANVIKIDALTEDAGGEQPGGPRRGSDFQNLHRNKRAMTLNLKDERGLALFKRLAAKADVVVENFRPDVKKKLGIDYDSLAAINPRIVYGSISGFGQDGPYHKRPGFDQIAQGMGGLMSITGAPGQGPMRVGIPVADLTAGLFCAMGILTALLEREVSGKGQWVQTSLLQAQIFMLDFQAARWLMEKEVAKQAGNNHPTSIPTGVFRTSDGYINIATTGGRIWERCAQAIGAPELYAHPDYATAPARSKNRDALNAQIEKRTVTKSTETWVRELNEAGVPCGPIYAIDQMFEDAQVRHLGIAQDVPSDDDRHIRLVGQPVTLSRTPSRMVARPPEFGEQTDEVLKEFGLSADEIAKLRDAKVV, encoded by the coding sequence ATGCCCTTTCCGCATGCCTCAGAAGCCCTGTCGCGCTTCACCGTGCTCGATCTGACCCGCGTCCGCTCCGGGCCGACCTGCGTTCGGCAGCTCGCGGACTGGGGCGCCAACGTGATCAAGATCGACGCGCTGACCGAAGATGCCGGCGGCGAGCAGCCGGGCGGGCCGCGACGGGGTTCCGACTTCCAGAATTTGCACCGCAACAAGCGGGCCATGACGCTGAACCTGAAGGACGAGCGCGGGCTCGCGCTGTTCAAGCGCCTCGCCGCCAAGGCCGATGTCGTGGTCGAGAATTTCCGGCCCGACGTGAAGAAGAAGCTCGGGATCGACTACGACAGCCTCGCTGCGATCAACCCGCGCATCGTCTATGGCAGCATCTCCGGTTTCGGCCAGGATGGTCCCTATCACAAGCGGCCCGGCTTCGATCAGATCGCCCAAGGCATGGGCGGGCTGATGTCGATCACCGGCGCACCGGGCCAAGGCCCGATGCGGGTGGGCATTCCCGTCGCCGACCTCACCGCCGGCCTGTTCTGCGCCATGGGCATCCTCACCGCGCTGCTCGAGCGCGAGGTCTCGGGCAAGGGCCAGTGGGTGCAGACCTCGCTGCTCCAGGCCCAGATCTTCATGCTCGACTTCCAGGCCGCGCGCTGGCTGATGGAGAAGGAGGTCGCCAAGCAAGCCGGCAACAACCACCCGACCAGCATCCCGACCGGCGTGTTCAGGACCTCGGACGGCTACATCAACATCGCCACCACGGGCGGGCGGATCTGGGAGCGCTGCGCGCAGGCGATCGGCGCCCCGGAGCTCTATGCCCATCCCGACTACGCGACGGCCCCTGCCCGCTCCAAGAACCGCGACGCGCTCAATGCCCAGATCGAGAAGCGCACGGTGACGAAGTCGACCGAAACCTGGGTCCGGGAGCTCAACGAGGCGGGCGTACCCTGCGGGCCGATCTACGCCATCGACCAGATGTTCGAGGACGCGCAGGTCAGGCATCTCGGCATCGCGCAGGACGTGCCGAGCGACGATGACCGCCACATCCGCCTGGTCGGCCAGCCCGTCACATTGTCCCGCACGCCGAGCCGGATGGTGGCGCGGCCGCCGGAATTCGGCGAGCAGACCGACGAGGTGCTGAAGGAGTTCGGCCTCAGTGCGGACGAGATCGCGAAGCTCCGGGATGCCAAGGTGGTGTGA
- a CDS encoding outer membrane protein produces MKRIVIGMATAMSLFATGALAADIAARPYAKAPIADPVWSWTGFYVGANGGYSWGRSRTDVSYFNSATGLPIAPPAGSISSGSFDMNGGVAGAQAGYNWQNANWVYGIEGDLQWSGERGSSAFVCAGSAVFPIAGPCLPGLTFLPAGAGTNTVLTVDQHLQWFGTLRGRVGILATPKVLFYGTGGLAFGEIKTTGTMTGFTPAGVAIASIGTNSTTRAGWTLGVGVEGKITQNWSAKLEYLYMDLGRFSSGPFTLAPLSTVSANVSSRFTDHILRAGINYQFGGPIVAKY; encoded by the coding sequence ATGAAGCGGATTGTGATTGGAATGGCGACGGCAATGTCGCTGTTCGCGACGGGCGCGCTGGCCGCCGATATCGCGGCAAGGCCTTATGCCAAGGCGCCTATCGCCGATCCCGTCTGGAGCTGGACCGGCTTCTACGTCGGCGCCAATGGCGGCTATAGCTGGGGCCGTTCGCGCACCGACGTATCCTACTTCAATTCGGCCACTGGCCTCCCCATCGCACCTCCGGCCGGCTCCATCAGCAGTGGATCGTTCGACATGAACGGCGGCGTCGCGGGTGCCCAGGCGGGCTACAACTGGCAGAATGCCAACTGGGTCTATGGCATCGAGGGCGACCTGCAATGGTCGGGTGAGAGGGGCAGCTCCGCCTTTGTCTGCGCCGGCAGCGCCGTCTTCCCGATCGCCGGGCCCTGTCTTCCCGGCCTGACCTTCCTTCCGGCCGGCGCCGGGACGAACACGGTTCTGACGGTCGATCAGCACCTCCAGTGGTTCGGCACCCTCCGTGGTCGCGTCGGCATCCTGGCGACCCCGAAGGTCCTGTTCTACGGCACCGGCGGTCTGGCCTTCGGCGAGATCAAGACCACGGGCACCATGACCGGCTTCACCCCAGCTGGCGTAGCCATTGCATCGATCGGCACGAACTCGACGACGCGCGCGGGCTGGACCCTCGGCGTGGGTGTCGAAGGCAAGATCACGCAGAACTGGAGCGCCAAGCTCGAATATCTCTACATGGATCTCGGGCGCTTCTCGTCCGGTCCGTTCACGTTGGCACCGCTCTCCACGGTCAGTGCCAACGTCTCATCGCGCTTCACCGACCACATCCTGCGCGCCGGCATCAATTACCAGTTTGGCGGCCCGATCGTCGCGAAGTACTGA
- a CDS encoding tripartite tricarboxylate transporter permease, whose translation MEALGLLLHGFAVLLTWKTLMLMMVGLVLGIFVGVLPGLGGPNGVAILLPLTFTMDPTSAIVMLSCIYWGALFGGAITSILFNIPGEAWSVATTFDGYPMAQQGRAAEALTAAFTSSFIGSLVAVMLITFLAPMISSFALKFGPPEFFAVYLLTFCSFVGLGREAKHKTVISMSLGLLLAGVGMDTVSGQLRMTFGSAELLRGINFLVAVIGLFGISEILLTMEERLALRGHAASISLRVVLGVWRDLPKYWMTLLRSSFIGCWLGITPGGAIAASFMGYNLAKRFAREPEGFGKGRIEGVFAPETAAHASGTAALLPMLALGIPGSGTAAILLGGLMVWGLNPGPLLFVEHKDFVWGLIASMYLGNVVGLVLVLTTVPIFASILRVPFAAVAPMIVVSCAIGAYAIQNAMFDIWLMLGFGIVGYVFKKIGIPLAPFTLALVLGNRAEDAFRLSMIGSGGNLKVFWSNGLVGSITTLAILLLFWPVIDGLLARVGLTQRAKAVQS comes from the coding sequence ATGGAAGCTCTCGGTCTCCTGCTTCACGGCTTCGCCGTCCTGCTGACGTGGAAGACGCTCATGCTGATGATGGTCGGGCTGGTGCTCGGCATCTTCGTCGGCGTGCTGCCGGGCCTCGGCGGCCCCAACGGCGTGGCGATCCTGTTGCCGCTCACCTTCACGATGGATCCGACATCCGCGATCGTGATGCTGTCCTGCATCTATTGGGGCGCGCTGTTCGGCGGCGCGATCACCTCGATCCTGTTCAACATCCCCGGCGAGGCCTGGTCGGTCGCGACCACGTTCGACGGTTATCCGATGGCGCAGCAGGGCAGGGCGGCGGAGGCGCTGACTGCGGCGTTCACCTCCTCCTTCATCGGCTCGCTGGTCGCGGTGATGCTGATCACCTTCCTCGCGCCGATGATCTCCTCCTTCGCCTTGAAGTTCGGCCCGCCCGAGTTCTTCGCGGTGTATCTCTTGACCTTCTGCTCCTTCGTCGGCCTCGGCCGCGAGGCCAAGCACAAGACCGTCATCTCGATGTCGCTCGGCCTGCTGCTCGCCGGCGTTGGCATGGATACGGTGTCCGGCCAGTTGCGCATGACCTTCGGCTCGGCCGAGTTGCTCCGCGGCATCAACTTCCTGGTCGCCGTCATCGGCCTGTTCGGCATCAGCGAGATCCTGCTGACGATGGAGGAGCGGCTGGCGCTGCGCGGACATGCGGCGAGCATCTCGCTCCGCGTCGTCCTCGGCGTCTGGCGGGACCTGCCGAAATATTGGATGACGCTGCTGCGCTCCTCCTTCATCGGCTGCTGGCTCGGCATCACCCCGGGCGGCGCGATCGCGGCCTCTTTCATGGGCTACAATCTGGCAAAGCGCTTCGCCAGGGAGCCCGAGGGCTTCGGCAAGGGCCGCATCGAAGGCGTGTTCGCGCCCGAGACGGCGGCGCATGCCTCCGGCACCGCCGCCTTGCTGCCGATGCTGGCGCTCGGCATTCCCGGCTCCGGCACCGCCGCGATCCTGCTCGGCGGCCTGATGGTGTGGGGCCTCAATCCCGGCCCGCTGCTGTTCGTCGAGCACAAGGATTTCGTCTGGGGCCTGATTGCCTCGATGTATCTCGGCAACGTCGTCGGCCTCGTCCTGGTGCTGACGACGGTGCCGATCTTCGCCTCGATCCTGCGCGTGCCATTTGCTGCGGTGGCGCCGATGATCGTAGTGTCCTGTGCAATCGGCGCGTATGCGATCCAGAACGCGATGTTCGACATCTGGCTGATGCTGGGCTTCGGCATCGTCGGCTATGTCTTCAAGAAGATCGGCATTCCGCTGGCGCCGTTCACCCTGGCGCTCGTTCTCGGCAACCGCGCCGAGGATGCCTTCCGCCTGTCGATGATCGGCTCTGGCGGCAACCTGAAGGTGTTCTGGTCGAACGGGCTGGTCGGCTCGATCACCACGCTGGCGATCTTGCTGTTGTTCTGGCCGGTGATCGACGGACTGCTCGCCCGTGTCGGATTGACGCAGCGGGCTAAGGCGGTGCAGAGCTAG
- a CDS encoding tripartite tricarboxylate transporter TctB family protein gives MSQTDLEIVVDDPTAPEEDSPSVVSSGTIEIIVCLLLLALAVTLGYDNWRTGAAWDATGPEPGYFPFYLSIILGGGSLYGLVAALGAHRAARETFVTRAQARRVMAVFVPTLLFCLAMQFLGLYVASFLLISGFMRFVGKIALWKSLLTAFVFTAIMFVTFDVAFDVIMPKGPLEAAFGR, from the coding sequence ATGTCCCAAACCGATCTTGAAATCGTTGTCGACGACCCCACCGCGCCCGAAGAGGACTCCCCCTCCGTCGTTTCCTCCGGCACGATCGAGATTATCGTCTGCCTGCTGCTGCTGGCCCTTGCCGTCACGCTCGGCTACGACAATTGGCGCACCGGCGCGGCCTGGGATGCGACCGGGCCCGAGCCCGGCTATTTCCCGTTCTACCTCTCCATCATTCTCGGCGGCGGCAGCCTCTACGGCCTTGTCGCGGCGCTGGGCGCGCACCGCGCGGCGCGCGAGACCTTCGTCACGCGTGCGCAAGCCCGCCGCGTGATGGCGGTGTTCGTGCCGACGCTGCTGTTCTGCCTGGCGATGCAGTTCCTCGGCCTCTATGTCGCGAGCTTCCTGCTGATCTCCGGCTTCATGCGCTTTGTCGGCAAGATCGCGCTGTGGAAGTCGCTGCTCACAGCTTTCGTCTTCACGGCGATCATGTTCGTCACCTTCGATGTCGCCTTCGACGTCATCATGCCGAAAGGGCCGCTCGAAGCGGCCTTCGGACGCTAG
- a CDS encoding Bug family tripartite tricarboxylate transporter substrate binding protein, whose product MPVKAVGAATALLLSTPAFAGWEPAKPVEIVVAAGAGGASDQMARMMQAAIQKNNLMKQPVVVSLKGGASGAEALMYMKSSDGDPNKVLIAYSLIYMLPLSAKIPFNWRELTPVSVIALDQFVLWDNSAGPKTVKEFVAAAKAASSPFKMGGTGSKREDHVLTVFLEQKTGAKFSYLPYKSGGEAATQLVGNHTEANVNNPSENLEVWRAGQVRPLCVFDKERIAYTTKVTETQSWADIPTCKEEGVDVQYLMLRAMFLPGKVTPEQQAFYVDLFHKVTQTAEYKEYMEKQALKPIFLTGKDMVQFLEEDDAINKSLMTEAGFVAK is encoded by the coding sequence ATTCCAGTGAAAGCCGTCGGCGCTGCGACGGCGCTGTTGTTGAGCACGCCGGCGTTTGCCGGCTGGGAACCGGCAAAGCCCGTCGAGATCGTGGTGGCCGCGGGCGCGGGCGGCGCCTCCGACCAGATGGCGCGGATGATGCAGGCCGCGATCCAGAAGAACAATCTGATGAAGCAGCCGGTGGTCGTCTCGCTCAAGGGCGGGGCATCTGGCGCGGAAGCGCTGATGTACATGAAGTCCAGCGACGGCGATCCGAACAAGGTGCTGATCGCCTATTCGCTGATCTACATGTTGCCGCTGTCGGCGAAGATCCCGTTCAACTGGCGCGAGCTGACCCCGGTCTCGGTGATCGCGCTCGACCAGTTCGTGCTGTGGGACAACAGCGCAGGCCCCAAGACGGTGAAGGAGTTCGTCGCGGCCGCGAAGGCTGCAAGCTCGCCGTTCAAGATGGGCGGCACCGGCTCCAAGCGCGAGGACCACGTGCTGACCGTCTTCCTGGAGCAGAAGACCGGCGCGAAATTCTCCTATCTGCCCTACAAGTCCGGCGGCGAGGCCGCGACCCAGTTGGTCGGCAACCACACCGAAGCCAACGTCAACAACCCGTCCGAAAATCTCGAAGTCTGGCGAGCGGGCCAGGTGCGTCCGCTCTGCGTGTTCGACAAGGAGCGGATCGCCTACACCACCAAGGTGACGGAGACGCAGTCCTGGGCCGACATCCCGACCTGCAAGGAGGAGGGCGTCGACGTCCAGTACCTGATGCTGCGCGCGATGTTCCTGCCCGGCAAGGTCACGCCGGAGCAGCAGGCGTTCTACGTCGATCTCTTCCACAAGGTGACGCAGACCGCCGAGTACAAGGAGTACATGGAGAAGCAGGCGTTGAAGCCGATCTTCCTCACCGGCAAGGACATGGTGCAATTCCTCGAGGAGGACGATGCCATCAACAAGTCGCTGATGACGGAAGCCGGATTCGTCGCGAAGTAG
- a CDS encoding enoyl-CoA hydratase/isomerase family protein, whose protein sequence is MNLPATTNEDLLYSVQEGIARITFNRPQARNAMTFAMYDRMAEICQEINADRSIKALILTGAGDKAFASGTDISQFRAFKTAQDALDYEARIDRVLGTLEQCRVPVIAAIAGACTGGGAGIAACCDLRIGTETTRMGFPIARTLGNCLSMSNISRVVALVGPARTKDLIFKARLVEAQEALALGLLNEIVPDVETLQRRADETAKLVASHAPLTLEATKEAVRRIRRTLSREEGEDLILKAYMSEDFREGMDAFLNKRTPNWKGR, encoded by the coding sequence ATGAACCTACCTGCGACGACGAACGAAGACCTGCTCTACTCCGTCCAGGAGGGCATCGCGCGGATCACCTTCAACCGCCCGCAGGCGCGCAACGCCATGACCTTCGCCATGTATGACCGCATGGCGGAGATCTGCCAGGAGATCAACGCCGATCGCTCGATCAAGGCGCTGATCCTGACCGGCGCCGGCGACAAGGCGTTCGCCTCCGGCACCGACATCTCGCAATTCCGCGCCTTCAAGACCGCGCAGGACGCGCTCGACTACGAGGCCCGCATCGACCGGGTGCTCGGCACGCTCGAGCAGTGTCGCGTGCCCGTGATCGCGGCCATCGCCGGCGCCTGCACCGGCGGCGGTGCCGGCATCGCGGCCTGCTGCGACCTGCGCATCGGCACCGAGACGACGCGGATGGGCTTTCCGATCGCGCGCACGCTCGGCAACTGCCTGTCGATGTCGAACATCAGCCGCGTCGTCGCGCTGGTCGGTCCCGCCCGCACCAAGGATCTGATCTTCAAGGCGCGCCTCGTCGAGGCGCAGGAAGCGCTCGCGCTCGGACTGCTCAACGAAATCGTGCCCGACGTCGAGACGCTGCAGCGCCGCGCCGACGAGACCGCAAAGCTCGTTGCCAGCCACGCGCCGCTCACGCTGGAAGCCACCAAGGAAGCGGTGCGCCGCATTCGCCGCACGCTGTCGCGCGAAGAGGGCGAGGACCTGATCCTGAAGGCCTATATGAGCGAAGATTTCCGCGAAGGCATGGACGCCTTCCTCAACAAGCGCACGCCGAACTGGAAGGGCAGGTAA
- a CDS encoding pyridoxal-phosphate-dependent aminotransferase family protein encodes MTVHTGRHFLQIPGPTNVPDRVLRAMDMPTLDHRGPEFAELGFAVLAAMQRVFRTKQPVIIFPSSGTGAWEAAMVNVFAPGDKVLMCETGQFAVLWRGIADKFKLDVDFIPSDWRHGADLAEIEKRLVADKQHAIKAVCVVHNETSTGCVTPPLEVRKLLDRVKHPALLMVDTISGLGSMEYEHDAWGIDVSVAGSQKGLMLPPGLGFNAVSEKALNVAKANPGMRSYWDWQEVISFNKLGTFPYTPATNLLYGLREAVKMLEEEGLENVWSRHKRHSAATRAAVKVWGLETQCADPAAHSPALTGVRVPDGHDADAFRKVVLENFDMSLGTGLNKVKGKVFRIGHIGHFNDLMLMGTLAGVEMGLDLAKIPHRSGGVLAAMDVLKGRDAVPMAQAQVA; translated from the coding sequence ATGACCGTGCATACTGGAAGGCATTTCCTACAGATTCCAGGACCGACCAATGTGCCCGACCGCGTGCTGCGCGCGATGGACATGCCGACGCTGGACCATCGTGGTCCGGAGTTCGCCGAGCTCGGTTTCGCGGTCCTCGCCGCGATGCAGCGCGTGTTCCGCACCAAGCAGCCCGTGATCATCTTCCCCTCGTCCGGTACTGGCGCCTGGGAAGCGGCGATGGTCAACGTGTTCGCGCCCGGCGACAAGGTGCTGATGTGCGAGACGGGCCAGTTCGCCGTGCTGTGGCGCGGCATCGCCGACAAGTTCAAGCTCGACGTCGACTTCATCCCAAGCGACTGGCGCCATGGCGCCGACCTTGCCGAGATCGAGAAGCGCCTCGTCGCCGACAAGCAGCATGCGATCAAGGCGGTCTGCGTCGTCCACAACGAGACCTCGACCGGCTGCGTGACTCCGCCGCTGGAGGTGCGCAAGCTGCTCGATCGCGTCAAGCATCCGGCGCTCTTGATGGTCGATACCATCTCCGGCCTCGGTTCCATGGAGTACGAGCACGACGCCTGGGGCATCGACGTCTCCGTCGCAGGCTCCCAGAAGGGCCTGATGCTGCCGCCCGGTCTCGGCTTCAACGCCGTCTCGGAGAAGGCGCTCAATGTGGCGAAAGCCAATCCCGGCATGCGCTCCTACTGGGACTGGCAGGAGGTCATCAGCTTCAACAAGCTCGGCACCTTCCCCTACACGCCCGCGACGAATTTGCTCTATGGCCTGCGCGAAGCCGTGAAGATGCTGGAGGAGGAGGGGCTGGAGAACGTCTGGTCCCGCCACAAGCGCCACAGCGCCGCGACGCGCGCCGCGGTCAAGGTCTGGGGCCTGGAGACGCAATGCGCCGATCCTGCCGCGCATTCGCCGGCGCTGACCGGCGTGCGCGTTCCTGATGGTCACGATGCCGACGCCTTCCGCAAGGTGGTGCTGGAAAACTTCGACATGTCGCTCGGCACCGGCCTGAACAAGGTCAAGGGCAAGGTGTTCCGCATCGGACATATCGGCCATTTCAACGATCTGATGCTGATGGGCACGCTCGCCGGCGTCGAGATGGGGCTCGATCTCGCCAAGATCCCGCACCGGAGCGGTGGGGTTTTGGCGGCCATGGACGTCCTGAAGGGGCGCGATGCGGTGCCGATGGCCCAAGCTCAGGTGGCCTGA